Proteins encoded together in one Larus michahellis chromosome 4, bLarMic1.1, whole genome shotgun sequence window:
- the C4H11orf58 gene encoding small acidic protein has protein sequence MSSARESQGHHGLKRAASPDGSSSWEAADLGNEERKQKFLRLMGAGKKEHTGRLVIGDHRSTSHFRTGEEDKKMNEELESQYQQSMDSTMSGRNRRHCGLGFSEFQESEEQEEAAGHSSEESSEDSESGSESEQEESAEELQAAEKHDEAEVPETKKEAKSNYKMMFVKASGS, from the exons ATGAGCTCGGCCAGGGAGTCCCAGGGCCACCACGGCCTCAAGCGAGCGGCTTCCCCCGAT GGCTCCAGCAGCTGGGAGGCGGCGGACCTCGGCAACGAGGAGCGGAAGCAGAAGTTCCTGCGGCTGATGGGCGCTGGGAAG aaagaacATACTGGCCGCCTTGTTATCGGAGACCACAGATCAACCTCTCACTTCAGGACAG GGGAAGAAGACAAGAAAATGAATGAGGAACTGGAGTCTCAGTACCAACAGAGCATGGACAGCACGATGTCCGGACGAAACCGGCGCCATTGTGGACTTGGGTTCAGTGAG TTTCAGGAAAGTGAAGAGCAAGAAGAGGCAGCTGGACACTCCTCTGAAGAGAGTTCAGAGGACTCTGAAAGTGGCTCTGAGTCAGAGCAAGAGGAGTCTGCAGAGGAGCTACAAGCTGCTGAAAAACATGATGAAGCTGAGGTTCCAGAAaccaaaaaagaagcaaaaagcaacTATAAAATGATGTTTGTTAAAGCCAGTGGCTCATAA